A region of Piscinibacter gummiphilus DNA encodes the following proteins:
- a CDS encoding serine aminopeptidase domain-containing protein: MTPFRFGPPHGQLYGIHHRAESGRAPVGAVLLCNPFGQEAIRTHRMFRVLAERLARSGIHAMRFDYFGTGDAAGDDTDGDLDIWRDDVLRAHEELRKRAPGVPITWLGVRLGGTLAALAAEHAPSAADRLVLWEPIAHGCAYLDELAGHHEQALEKSYSLVPKRFRAAPADEAIGFGMGARLVAQLRALNPARLAGLKARHATLITGAHTADVSAYAEAYRHAGCPTEQHMFEHVFDWASEEAINTALVPQEALQLLQSLVNPVTP, translated from the coding sequence ATGACTCCCTTCCGGTTCGGCCCGCCGCACGGCCAGCTCTACGGCATCCACCATCGCGCCGAATCCGGCCGCGCGCCCGTGGGCGCCGTGCTGCTGTGCAACCCCTTCGGCCAGGAAGCCATCCGCACGCACCGCATGTTCCGCGTGCTGGCCGAGCGGCTCGCGCGGTCCGGCATCCACGCGATGCGCTTCGACTACTTCGGCACGGGCGACGCCGCCGGTGACGACACCGACGGCGACCTCGACATCTGGCGCGATGACGTGCTGCGCGCCCACGAGGAACTCCGCAAGCGCGCACCCGGCGTGCCCATCACCTGGCTAGGTGTCCGCCTGGGCGGCACGCTCGCCGCGCTGGCCGCCGAGCACGCGCCGTCCGCGGCCGACAGGCTCGTGCTGTGGGAGCCCATCGCCCACGGCTGCGCCTACCTGGACGAACTGGCGGGCCACCATGAGCAGGCGCTCGAGAAGAGCTACAGCCTCGTGCCCAAGCGCTTCCGCGCCGCCCCGGCCGACGAGGCCATCGGCTTCGGCATGGGCGCGCGCCTCGTCGCCCAGCTGCGCGCGCTGAACCCGGCGCGCCTCGCGGGCCTGAAGGCGCGCCACGCCACCCTGATCACCGGCGCACACACCGCCGACGTCTCGGCCTACGCCGAGGCCTACCGCCACGCCGGCTGCCCCACCGAGCAGCACATGTTCGAACACGTGTTCGACTGGGCGTCGGAAGAAGCGATCAACACGGCGCTCGTGCCGCAGGAAGCACTGCAGCTGCTGCAGTCCCTCGTGAACCCGGTGACCCCATGA
- a CDS encoding alpha/beta fold hydrolase translates to MTPPNELPLVFGSDRHLVGTLTMPATGPAQRTAFVLLNAGVIHRIGPHRINVKLARELASQGFNTLRFDLSGQGDSRAPSSSGDFTAQAVADIRAAMDHLERTTDVHRFVIAGICSGADNGLAAALADDRVVGLCLLDGYTYPTAKTRWVRLKRRLRGPLLSAVLPWALRRLTALSVAIARRRGDALALVDNDRRFPSREEFAKSMQTLVDRGVEVCLVYSGSLLPQYNYDDQFRDAFAQYGFATRVRSEYRPDIDHSVTPVGAQQQLLELVSGWARTLPQPA, encoded by the coding sequence ATGACCCCTCCGAACGAACTCCCCCTCGTCTTCGGCAGCGACCGCCACCTCGTCGGCACGCTGACGATGCCGGCCACCGGCCCCGCGCAGCGCACGGCCTTCGTGCTGCTGAACGCCGGAGTGATCCACCGCATCGGCCCGCACCGCATCAACGTCAAGCTCGCGCGCGAACTCGCGAGCCAGGGCTTCAACACGCTGCGCTTCGACCTCTCGGGCCAGGGCGACAGCCGCGCGCCGTCGTCGTCGGGCGACTTCACGGCCCAGGCCGTGGCCGACATCCGCGCCGCGATGGACCACCTCGAGCGCACGACGGACGTGCACCGCTTCGTGATCGCCGGCATCTGCTCGGGCGCCGACAACGGCCTCGCCGCGGCGCTGGCCGACGACCGCGTGGTGGGCCTGTGCCTGCTCGACGGCTACACCTACCCCACCGCCAAGACCCGCTGGGTCCGCCTCAAGCGCCGCCTGCGCGGCCCGCTGCTGAGCGCGGTGCTGCCGTGGGCCCTGCGCCGGCTGACCGCCCTGTCGGTCGCCATCGCGCGCCGGCGCGGCGATGCGCTCGCCCTGGTCGACAACGACCGGCGCTTCCCGTCGCGCGAGGAATTCGCGAAGTCGATGCAGACCCTGGTGGACCGTGGCGTCGAGGTGTGCCTCGTGTACTCGGGCAGCCTGCTGCCGCAGTACAACTACGACGACCAGTTCCGCGACGCCTTCGCGCAGTACGGCTTCGCCACGCGCGTGCGCAGCGAGTACCGGCCCGACATCGACCACTCGGTGACGCCGGTGGGGGCGCAGCAGCAGTTGCTGGAGCTGGTGAGCGGCTGGGCGCGGACGTTGCCGCAACCCGCCTGA
- a CDS encoding DUF4136 domain-containing protein, whose amino-acid sequence MHARLRFPSSRWLALAFGLLLTACATYSLTNVWRDPGFQGPPLRKVLVLAMSGSDANRRIFEDGVAQALRAAGTEATPAYTLLADSGHIPPEKIKAALSRSGAEAVLITRLLKVDRQVNVSPAGPAPMMYGRGGFYGWYGGAWGGVPATIDTYNVLTLETTLWDMRADKALWTATSEGTEVRDMNKATADLSKALVERMKQDGVI is encoded by the coding sequence ATGCATGCCCGCCTACGCTTCCCTTCTTCACGCTGGCTCGCACTCGCGTTCGGCTTGCTGCTGACCGCCTGCGCCACCTACTCGCTCACCAACGTCTGGCGGGACCCCGGATTCCAGGGGCCGCCGCTGCGCAAGGTGCTCGTGCTCGCGATGAGCGGCAGCGACGCCAACCGCCGCATCTTCGAGGACGGTGTCGCGCAGGCGCTGCGGGCCGCGGGCACGGAGGCGACGCCGGCCTACACGCTGCTGGCCGACAGCGGGCACATCCCGCCCGAGAAGATCAAGGCCGCGTTGTCCCGCAGCGGCGCCGAGGCGGTGCTGATCACGCGGCTGCTGAAGGTCGACCGGCAGGTCAACGTCTCGCCGGCCGGACCGGCACCGATGATGTACGGCCGGGGCGGCTTCTACGGCTGGTACGGCGGGGCCTGGGGCGGCGTGCCCGCGACCATCGACACCTACAACGTGCTGACGCTCGAGACCACGCTGTGGGACATGCGCGCGGACAAGGCGCTGTGGACCGCGACGAGCGAGGGCACCGAGGTGCGCGACATGAACAAGGCCACCGCCGACCTGTCCAAGGCGCTGGTCGAGCGGATGAAGCAGGACGGGGTGATCTGA
- a CDS encoding aldehyde dehydrogenase, protein MSDLSMLIDGRAVPATGGATFTRRNPLDGSVATRAPAATEGDAVAAVEAASRAFATWSRTGPTERRMQLLKAADALEAKHAAFAAAMAAETGASGLWAGFNVHLAASMLREAASLTTQISGELIPSDVPGSLAMGVRQPAGVVVGIAPWNAPVILAVRAIATPLACGNTVVLKGSENCPRTHQLIIEAMGEAGLPPGVVNYVTNAPADAAKVVEAMVAHPAVRRVNFTGSTRVGRLIAMTCAKHLKPVVLELGGKAPFVVLDDANVADAVDAATFGSFANSGQICMSTERIVVDERIADDFVARFAARAKALALGDPRGTDPVVLGSVVDMSTVDHCNALIEDALAKGAVLACGGVATNTLMPATVLDRVTPAMRIYHEETFGPVKGVVRVDGAEAAIACANDNAYGLSAAVFGGDVARAMNVAARIESGICHVNGPTVHDEAQMPFGGVKGSGLGRFGGKAGIHEFTELRWVTVQTAPRHYPF, encoded by the coding sequence ATGTCCGACCTGTCCATGCTGATCGACGGCCGCGCCGTCCCCGCCACCGGCGGCGCCACCTTCACGCGCCGCAACCCGCTCGACGGCAGCGTGGCCACCCGCGCACCGGCGGCCACCGAGGGCGACGCGGTCGCCGCCGTCGAGGCTGCATCGCGCGCCTTCGCCACGTGGAGCCGCACCGGCCCCACCGAACGCCGCATGCAGCTGCTGAAGGCGGCCGACGCGCTGGAGGCGAAACACGCAGCCTTCGCCGCGGCGATGGCCGCCGAGACCGGCGCGAGCGGGCTGTGGGCCGGCTTCAACGTGCACCTCGCCGCGTCGATGCTGCGCGAGGCCGCGTCGCTCACGACGCAGATCTCCGGCGAACTCATTCCCTCCGACGTGCCCGGTTCGCTCGCGATGGGCGTGCGCCAACCGGCCGGCGTGGTGGTGGGCATCGCGCCGTGGAACGCGCCGGTGATCCTCGCCGTGCGCGCCATCGCGACGCCGCTCGCGTGTGGCAACACCGTGGTGCTCAAGGGCAGCGAGAACTGCCCGCGCACGCACCAGCTGATCATCGAGGCGATGGGCGAGGCGGGCCTGCCGCCCGGTGTCGTCAACTACGTGACGAACGCCCCCGCCGACGCCGCGAAGGTGGTGGAGGCGATGGTGGCCCACCCCGCCGTGCGGCGCGTCAACTTCACCGGGTCCACGCGCGTGGGCCGGCTGATCGCGATGACGTGTGCGAAACACCTGAAGCCCGTGGTGCTGGAGCTGGGCGGCAAGGCGCCGTTCGTGGTGCTGGACGACGCGAACGTCGCCGACGCGGTGGATGCCGCGACCTTCGGCTCGTTCGCGAACTCGGGGCAGATCTGCATGTCGACCGAACGCATCGTGGTCGACGAACGCATCGCCGACGACTTCGTCGCCCGCTTCGCTGCGCGCGCGAAGGCGCTGGCGCTGGGCGACCCGCGCGGCACCGACCCGGTGGTGCTGGGTTCGGTGGTGGACATGAGCACGGTGGACCACTGCAACGCGCTGATCGAGGACGCGCTGGCCAAGGGCGCGGTGCTCGCGTGCGGCGGTGTCGCGACGAACACGCTGATGCCCGCCACGGTGCTGGACCGCGTGACCCCGGCGATGCGCATCTACCACGAGGAGACCTTCGGCCCGGTGAAGGGGGTGGTGCGCGTGGACGGCGCCGAGGCGGCCATCGCATGCGCCAACGACAACGCCTACGGCCTGTCGGCCGCGGTGTTCGGCGGCGACGTGGCGCGGGCGATGAACGTGGCCGCGCGCATCGAGTCGGGCATCTGCCACGTCAACGGCCCCACCGTGCACGACGAGGCGCAGATGCCGTTTGGCGGCGTGAAGGGCAGCGGCCTCGGCCGTTTCGGCGGCAAGGCCGGGATCCACGAGTTCACCGAGCTGCGGTGGGTCACGGTGCAGACGGCGCCGCGGCACTATCCCTTCTAG
- a CDS encoding ABC transporter ATP-binding protein: MTRLTIENLSAGYGGFAVLRDLSLDVSPGLTVIVGPNGAGKTTLLKAIAGLIPRGGRLLLDGTPVAPDASTSELVRRGVALVAEGRQLFPQMSVTENLELGGWLVPAAERAYRLKQAFADFPKLAERAAQLAGTMSGGEQQMVAVARAMMCAPTLLMLDEPSLGLAPRMVDELLAIARRIADAGTTVLMVEQNVRKALAVADRAHVLERGRLVAGGPADELARSAVIRQAYLGAPAPVN; the protein is encoded by the coding sequence ATGACCCGGCTGACGATCGAGAACCTGTCGGCCGGCTACGGTGGCTTCGCGGTGCTGCGGGACCTGTCGCTGGACGTGTCCCCGGGCCTCACCGTGATCGTGGGGCCGAACGGGGCGGGCAAGACGACGCTGCTGAAGGCCATCGCGGGCCTGATCCCGCGTGGCGGGCGGCTGCTGCTGGATGGCACGCCCGTCGCACCGGACGCGTCCACGTCGGAGCTGGTGCGGCGCGGGGTCGCACTGGTGGCCGAGGGGCGGCAGCTCTTTCCGCAGATGTCCGTCACCGAGAACCTGGAACTCGGTGGCTGGCTCGTGCCGGCGGCTGAACGTGCCTACCGGCTGAAGCAGGCCTTCGCCGACTTCCCCAAACTCGCCGAACGGGCCGCGCAACTCGCCGGCACGATGAGCGGCGGCGAGCAGCAGATGGTGGCCGTCGCCCGCGCGATGATGTGTGCACCGACGCTGCTGATGCTCGACGAGCCGTCGCTGGGCCTGGCCCCGCGCATGGTCGACGAACTGCTCGCCATCGCCCGCCGCATCGCCGACGCGGGCACCACGGTGCTGATGGTGGAGCAGAACGTGCGCAAGGCACTGGCCGTGGCCGATCGCGCCCACGTGCTCGAACGGGGCCGCCTGGTGGCGGGCGGCCCGGCCGATGAACTGGCGCGTTCGGCGGTGATCCGCCAGGCGTACCTGGGCGCGCCCGCGCCCGTGAATTGA
- a CDS encoding ABC transporter ATP-binding protein, translated as MINGHALLEAREVSVRFGGLVAVDTVSAAFAPGELVGIIGPNGAGKTTFFNALSGVVMPTGGELFASGERLTGARPHQFARCGIARTFQTPRVFADLGVAANIDFGLQFAGRRREAPRALADTAAILDRIGLSAQARLPAAAITPSQQRLLEIGMALATRPRLLLLDEVAAGLTEHEVESMARLIRDLRDDFDLTVIWIEHAVTTLMRHVERVLVLHQGRKIADGTPAEVVRDPGVIEAYLGDEMREPA; from the coding sequence ATGATCAACGGACACGCCCTGCTGGAGGCGCGCGAGGTCAGCGTGCGCTTCGGTGGCCTCGTCGCCGTGGACACCGTCAGCGCGGCCTTCGCGCCCGGCGAGCTGGTGGGCATCATCGGTCCGAACGGCGCCGGCAAGACGACGTTCTTCAACGCGCTGTCCGGCGTCGTGATGCCGACCGGCGGCGAACTCTTCGCGAGCGGCGAGCGCCTGACCGGTGCACGGCCCCATCAGTTCGCCCGCTGCGGCATCGCGCGCACGTTCCAGACGCCACGCGTGTTCGCGGACCTGGGCGTGGCCGCGAACATCGACTTCGGCCTGCAGTTCGCCGGCCGCCGCCGCGAGGCGCCGAGGGCGCTCGCCGACACCGCGGCGATCCTCGACCGCATCGGCCTGTCGGCCCAGGCACGGCTGCCCGCGGCGGCCATCACGCCGTCGCAGCAGCGCCTGCTCGAGATCGGCATGGCGCTCGCCACGCGACCACGCCTGCTGCTGCTCGACGAAGTGGCCGCCGGCCTGACCGAACACGAGGTGGAATCGATGGCCCGGCTGATCCGCGACCTGCGCGACGACTTCGACCTCACGGTGATCTGGATCGAACACGCCGTCACGACGCTGATGCGCCACGTCGAGCGTGTGCTCGTGCTGCACCAGGGCCGCAAGATCGCCGACGGCACGCCGGCCGAGGTCGTGCGCGACCCGGGCGTGATCGAGGCCTACCTCGGCGACGAGATGAGGGAGCCCGCATGA
- a CDS encoding branched-chain amino acid ABC transporter permease — protein MQRNLLILLAFAVGASVLPFVASDFAVSMALTCLMYAALSSSWGLFCGTTRYLSLATSAFFGLGAYTGALVLDGLPWFATVAAGAAVATVVAVVMGAAVLHLRGTYFAVLTFGMTELIRHAITYWEKQVTGTVGRVLVAVPERDTVYFTVLALAVGALLLSIVVRRSRFGLAMAGIGSDEVRAQTLGVDTRVVKIAGFALTAAVAGAVGAAMSVRWTYIDPGTVFNPFIGFQTVLIALVGGAATLWGPLIAAVVFSVLAETLRLQMPQVYMMSLGLLLILCVLYLPGGLASLRWPGRKEASA, from the coding sequence ATGCAACGCAACCTGCTGATCCTCCTCGCGTTCGCGGTCGGCGCGTCCGTGCTGCCCTTCGTCGCGAGCGACTTCGCCGTCTCGATGGCGCTCACGTGCCTGATGTACGCGGCGCTCTCGTCGAGCTGGGGCCTCTTCTGCGGCACCACGCGCTACCTGTCGCTCGCGACGTCCGCCTTCTTCGGGCTCGGGGCCTACACCGGCGCGCTCGTGCTGGACGGACTGCCGTGGTTCGCCACGGTGGCCGCCGGCGCGGCCGTGGCCACGGTCGTCGCGGTGGTGATGGGTGCCGCGGTGCTGCACCTGCGCGGCACCTACTTCGCGGTGCTCACGTTCGGCATGACCGAGCTGATCCGCCACGCCATCACGTACTGGGAGAAACAGGTCACCGGCACCGTGGGCCGCGTGCTCGTGGCGGTGCCCGAGCGCGACACGGTCTACTTCACCGTGCTGGCGCTGGCGGTCGGCGCGCTGCTGCTGTCGATCGTCGTCCGGCGCAGCCGCTTCGGCCTCGCGATGGCGGGCATCGGGTCCGACGAGGTGCGTGCGCAGACGCTCGGCGTCGACACCCGCGTCGTCAAGATCGCCGGCTTCGCGCTGACGGCCGCGGTGGCCGGCGCCGTGGGCGCGGCGATGAGCGTGCGCTGGACCTACATCGACCCGGGCACGGTCTTCAACCCGTTCATCGGCTTCCAGACGGTGCTGATCGCGCTGGTGGGCGGGGCCGCCACGCTGTGGGGCCCGCTGATCGCCGCGGTGGTGTTCAGCGTGCTGGCCGAGACGCTGCGGCTGCAGATGCCGCAGGTCTACATGATGTCGCTCGGGCTGCTGCTGATCCTGTGCGTGCTGTACCTGCCGGGTGGTCTCGCATCGCTGCGCTGGCCCGGCCGGAAGGAGGCCTCGGCATGA
- a CDS encoding branched-chain amino acid ABC transporter permease, with translation MSLGSLLELLASGLITGGVYALVALGLNLQYGLMRILNIAHGEFLMLGAFLTWAAHEAFGLSPLWMVPVSFVVLMAIGLLVHRLTFRRLARTSPNLDVFEARGLMVSFGLMFFVQNLAQMVWGGDLRGYDYLAEPVAIGGAQFAANKLLLFVLALLFSAALIVVLRRTLLGKGVRALMQSPTGAQLVGIDTKRLHPLMFGVGLGLSGVAGCLLSMTYTVSPSMGEPYTVTALIVITLGGFGSMGGALAGGLALGVIEAVGMHFTNPSLKALLSYGIFIAVLLWRPNGLFVRK, from the coding sequence ATGTCCCTCGGCAGCCTGCTCGAACTGCTGGCCTCGGGCCTGATCACCGGGGGCGTGTACGCGCTCGTGGCGCTCGGGCTCAACCTGCAGTACGGGCTGATGCGCATCCTGAACATCGCCCACGGCGAGTTCCTGATGCTGGGCGCGTTCCTCACGTGGGCGGCGCACGAGGCCTTCGGCCTGTCGCCGCTGTGGATGGTGCCGGTCTCGTTCGTGGTGCTGATGGCGATCGGCCTGCTCGTGCACCGGCTGACCTTCCGGCGCCTCGCGCGCACGTCGCCGAACCTCGACGTGTTCGAGGCCCGCGGCCTGATGGTGAGCTTCGGCCTGATGTTCTTCGTGCAGAACCTCGCCCAGATGGTGTGGGGCGGCGACCTGCGCGGCTACGACTACCTCGCCGAGCCGGTGGCCATCGGCGGCGCCCAGTTCGCGGCCAACAAGCTGCTGCTGTTCGTGCTGGCGCTGCTGTTCAGCGCGGCGCTCATCGTGGTGCTGCGGCGCACGCTGCTCGGCAAGGGCGTGCGGGCGCTGATGCAGTCGCCCACCGGTGCGCAGCTCGTGGGCATCGACACGAAACGCCTGCACCCGCTGATGTTCGGCGTGGGCCTCGGCCTGTCGGGCGTGGCCGGCTGCCTGCTGTCGATGACCTACACCGTGTCGCCGTCGATGGGCGAGCCGTACACGGTGACCGCGCTGATCGTCATCACGCTCGGCGGCTTCGGCAGCATGGGCGGGGCGCTGGCCGGAGGGCTCGCGCTCGGCGTGATCGAGGCCGTGGGCATGCACTTCACCAACCCGTCGCTCAAGGCCTTGCTGTCGTACGGGATCTTCATCGCGGTGCTGCTGTGGCGGCCCAACGGCCTGTTCGTCCGGAAATGA
- a CDS encoding amino acid ABC transporter substrate-binding protein, which translates to MTARQTPRRTVLKAAGALPAALAFPSIVRAQAAPVRVGYAIARTGPWTTGAQVSQEPNYLLWAEQQNAAGGLNVKGTRRPIELIGSDDRSDIETCVRTYEKLMGSDKVDLILPPWGSNANFAVAPLATRFGYPFIAPTALSRRLIDMKLPYFFSVLQQPAPMMNALVDMLKAQGAKTLATLYVDDLFGLENYAALKVAVKGAGLTLVEDKSYPLGVKDLSPVLRSMKDKAPDAFVGLTYPPDTILASRQAKEIGFNPKFFYASVGTAFQLYRNVMGPAAEGVLGMGSWNAKTSPAAKAYFDAHVKKFGAQKEPDRWASGAAWAGLEILTAAVAKAGLDRKAIRDYVANTEHTTMLGKIRFAGSENVGTPGTVSQWQKGEFEVVWPPALATAPLVPAKPAWV; encoded by the coding sequence ATGACCGCTCGCCAGACCCCCCGCCGCACCGTGCTGAAGGCCGCCGGCGCGCTGCCCGCCGCGCTCGCGTTCCCGTCCATCGTCCGGGCCCAGGCGGCGCCGGTGCGGGTCGGCTACGCCATCGCCCGCACCGGCCCGTGGACCACCGGCGCGCAGGTCAGCCAGGAGCCCAACTACCTGCTGTGGGCCGAGCAGCAGAACGCCGCCGGCGGCCTGAACGTGAAGGGCACGCGCCGCCCGATCGAGCTGATCGGCTCGGACGACCGCAGCGACATCGAGACGTGTGTGCGCACCTACGAGAAGCTGATGGGCAGCGACAAGGTCGACCTGATCCTGCCGCCGTGGGGCAGCAACGCGAACTTCGCGGTGGCCCCGCTCGCCACGCGGTTCGGCTACCCGTTCATCGCCCCCACCGCGCTCAGCCGCCGGCTGATCGACATGAAGCTGCCGTACTTCTTCTCGGTGCTGCAGCAGCCCGCGCCGATGATGAACGCGCTGGTCGACATGCTGAAGGCCCAGGGCGCGAAGACCCTCGCCACGCTGTACGTCGACGACCTGTTCGGCCTCGAGAACTACGCGGCGCTGAAGGTGGCCGTGAAGGGCGCGGGCCTCACGCTCGTGGAGGACAAGAGCTACCCGCTCGGCGTGAAGGACCTGTCGCCCGTGCTGCGCTCGATGAAGGACAAGGCCCCCGACGCCTTCGTGGGCCTGACCTACCCGCCCGACACCATCCTCGCGAGCCGCCAGGCGAAGGAGATCGGCTTCAACCCGAAGTTCTTCTACGCGAGCGTGGGCACGGCCTTCCAGCTGTACCGCAACGTGATGGGGCCGGCGGCCGAGGGCGTGCTGGGCATGGGTTCGTGGAACGCGAAGACGAGCCCCGCGGCGAAGGCCTACTTCGACGCCCATGTGAAGAAGTTCGGCGCGCAGAAGGAACCCGACCGCTGGGCCAGCGGCGCCGCGTGGGCGGGGCTCGAGATCCTGACCGCGGCCGTCGCGAAGGCCGGCCTCGACCGCAAGGCGATCCGGGACTACGTGGCCAACACGGAACACACGACGATGCTCGGCAAGATCCGCTTCGCGGGCAGCGAGAACGTGGGCACGCCGGGCACGGTGTCGCAGTGGCAGAAGGGCGAGTTCGAGGTGGTGTGGCCGCCGGCCCTGGCCACGGCGCCGCTCGTGCCCGCGAAGCCGGCCTGGGTCTGA
- a CDS encoding AraC-like ligand-binding domain-containing protein, translating to MGLPASAMNTDQVAPSDRAGYWFDWINRVFCGLGSDLYGDTGFEGRMTTLHAGDIVLTRLEANRHRVMRSSSLIRSNDCGYLKIVAPWVGCAGVEQKGREAWVTPDQWSLYDTTDSYAVANPVRVEHLIVMVPKQRLAERGLALDPLMARRFGGSGGVARLALETMRSAYRELPGMSEGAAASVGDAIAQFVHLSMLDLAGIGTAVSHREALRERIKQHVAAHLGDPALSVDAIAVALNCSRRQLYNAFAEEDDGVAGYLLRRRLEACRHAFDDRANDHRSITDIAFTFGFSNMAHFSRVFRAHLGLPPSDYRRRLAH from the coding sequence ATGGGCCTTCCCGCCAGTGCCATGAACACCGACCAGGTCGCGCCCTCCGACCGCGCGGGGTACTGGTTCGACTGGATCAACCGCGTCTTCTGCGGCCTGGGCTCGGACCTGTACGGTGACACCGGCTTCGAAGGCCGCATGACCACGCTGCACGCGGGCGACATCGTGCTCACGCGGCTCGAAGCCAACCGCCACCGCGTGATGCGCTCGTCGTCGCTGATCCGCTCGAACGACTGCGGCTACCTCAAGATCGTGGCCCCCTGGGTGGGCTGCGCGGGCGTCGAGCAGAAGGGCCGCGAGGCCTGGGTCACGCCCGACCAGTGGAGCCTGTACGACACCACCGACAGCTACGCGGTGGCCAACCCGGTGCGGGTCGAACACCTGATCGTGATGGTGCCCAAGCAGCGCCTGGCCGAACGCGGCCTCGCGCTCGACCCGCTGATGGCGCGCCGCTTCGGCGGCAGCGGTGGCGTGGCCCGCCTGGCGCTCGAGACCATGCGCTCGGCCTACCGAGAGCTGCCCGGCATGTCGGAAGGCGCCGCGGCCAGCGTGGGCGATGCCATCGCGCAGTTCGTGCACCTGTCCATGCTCGACCTGGCCGGCATCGGCACGGCGGTGTCGCACCGCGAGGCGCTGCGCGAGCGCATCAAGCAGCACGTGGCGGCGCACCTGGGCGACCCCGCCCTGTCGGTGGACGCCATCGCGGTCGCGCTCAACTGCAGCCGCCGCCAGCTCTACAACGCCTTCGCCGAAGAGGACGACGGCGTGGCCGGCTACCTGCTGCGCCGCCGCCTCGAGGCCTGCCGCCACGCCTTCGACGACCGCGCGAACGACCACCGGTCCATCACCGACATCGCCTTCACGTTCGGCTTCTCGAACATGGCGCATTTCAGTCGCGTGTTCCGGGCGCACCTGGGGCTCCCGCCCAGCGACTACCGCCGGCGCCTCGCGCATTGA
- a CDS encoding META domain-containing protein, translating to MNRTPLLLSCVLVLSACAAPGTAPASPDATAAAAVPDNPNVFATAYRCGEQSATIAFAGETMRLRAADAVFDLQQSPAASGARYEAVGDPTTVFWNRGDKAQVTLRGTEWPECVATGNGSQALRADGKGWQLEVYGPRATLSKADGSVIAEARTPGPVRYGDSLTWNATTSKDPMVVTALERACPGAVPRPLTVQVAWEGRVYEGCGGSTSTLLKGEWVVEDIAGTGIVDSSRVTLQFLSGGRVAGRASCNQYNTHYTVTPEGLSFGPGMSTRMMCVPALMEQETRFLDALQATRRIELAPDGALVLVGADGVRTKARRE from the coding sequence ATGAACCGAACGCCCCTCCTCCTGTCGTGCGTGCTGGTCCTCTCGGCCTGCGCCGCCCCGGGCACCGCGCCCGCCTCGCCGGACGCCACCGCGGCCGCAGCCGTGCCGGACAACCCCAACGTCTTCGCCACGGCCTACCGCTGCGGCGAGCAGTCGGCCACCATCGCGTTCGCCGGCGAGACGATGCGCCTGCGTGCCGCCGACGCGGTGTTCGACCTCCAGCAGAGTCCTGCGGCCTCCGGCGCGCGGTACGAGGCCGTGGGCGACCCCACCACGGTCTTCTGGAACAGGGGCGACAAGGCCCAGGTGACGTTGCGCGGAACGGAATGGCCCGAGTGCGTGGCCACCGGCAACGGCTCGCAGGCGCTGCGCGCCGACGGCAAGGGCTGGCAACTCGAGGTCTACGGCCCGCGAGCCACGCTGAGCAAGGCCGACGGTTCGGTGATCGCCGAGGCCCGCACGCCGGGCCCGGTGCGCTACGGCGACTCGCTGACCTGGAACGCCACCACCTCGAAGGACCCGATGGTCGTCACCGCCCTCGAACGTGCCTGCCCCGGTGCCGTGCCGCGTCCGCTCACCGTGCAGGTGGCGTGGGAGGGCCGGGTGTACGAAGGGTGCGGCGGCAGCACGTCCACGCTGCTCAAGGGCGAATGGGTCGTCGAGGACATCGCCGGCACCGGCATCGTCGACAGCAGCCGCGTGACGCTGCAGTTCCTGTCCGGCGGCCGCGTGGCCGGCCGGGCGTCCTGCAACCAGTACAACACCCACTACACCGTCACCCCCGAGGGGCTGTCGTTCGGCCCGGGCATGTCCACGCGCATGATGTGCGTGCCGGCGCTGATGGAGCAGGAAACCCGCTTCCTCGACGCGCTGCAGGCCACCCGGCGCATCGAACTCGCGCCCGACGGGGCGCTGGTGCTCGTGGGGGCCGACGGCGTCCGCACGAAGGCGCGCCGGGAATGA